From Aedes albopictus strain Foshan chromosome 1, AalbF5, whole genome shotgun sequence, one genomic window encodes:
- the LOC109410077 gene encoding AP2-associated protein kinase 1, with translation MKKFISKFENKNEATPSKETNSFVGKTFKLSRENVVTVEEVLAEGGFAVVFLVKGHNGQRYALKRLYVNNEHDLGVCSREIKIASNLSGHKNIIGYIDHSINPKGNGVHEILLLMPYCKTNLLTLMNARIPNGFNEQDVLQIFCDVAEAVARLHQCQTPIIHRDLKVENILQNDIGNFVLCDFGSATARVLNPNTHGRTLVEEEIQKYTTLSYRAPEMIDLFSGQDITVKADIWALGCLLYKLCFFTLPFGESALAIQSGHFSIPDNSKYSKEIHQLIRYMLEPDIEKRPNIYQVCEVAFKIAGKTNPVRNLTKSTVPGLEFLIVPPYESETKRIPSAMGANAKPSKQPVASVLEGGTSVAPRQRPKASQNSANNSFSLGLPLNPSPKNILSSPTPGAAPSIPHDQQTGPAMAPPQAEPFVAKFSANFPPPPAQEIQTSNLFQTTYPDPFREVDSLPEGAASHPEPNVPTCDSSASSSVLQSPSHAPASSQSGTPQGGTGSGTSVAGSLLPSKQTIVGHRRNMSDTSAFNKAYTTETSQFLAPYDVSSNNYQPPSNALGNNGSEQNLHSIPATFESRSSNPQLNPTGTQQQPWNPFGDPTPFSQMTEDHIFGEEFDKIRQQGSQGSLKTPPESTSRHPSLPQVQPIMTQPIATHPLQAQFSPENIPPDTPEDDPFSSAPFSLPVRDKNRSLKLGSKRIIVIDGGFSTQLATHVGQAVDKDPLWSSRYNATNRGAVLATHLDFLRAGADCILTNTYQASIEGFMDFLDLSEEDSLRLIKSTVELAKLARTQYLEEKRDNKSHKIPWVVGSIGPYGAHLHDGSEYTGSYADTVPFARIQNWHRQRINAVIEAGVDALAIETIPCRVEADALLELMTAEHPTVRFWISFQCKDGATLAHGESFAETAIGLWSKARALKNPNLLAVGVNCVHPQYAIQLLKTVNERRPDEDKIPLIVYPNSGEIWNAGSWTGQEECIPLETFVPQWIELGAKFVGGCCRTNARDIKRIKKTVLNLYGGRSA, from the coding sequence GCAGGGAAAATGTGGTGACAGTGGAAGAAGTACTGGCGGAGGGTGGATTTGCGGTGGTTTTTCTAGTCAAGGGCCATAATGGCCAGAGGTATGCGCTGAAGCGGCTGTACGTAAACAACGAACATGACCTTGGTGTATGCAGTCGGGAAATAAAGATAGCCAGCAACCTTAGCGGCCACAAGAACATAATCGGATACATTGACCATAGTATTAATCCCAAGGGAAATGGAGTTCACGAGATCCTGCTGTTGATGCCTTATTGCAAGACCAATTTACTAACGCTGATGAATGCAAGGATTCCGAATGGTTTCAATGAGCAAGATGTTCTCCAGATATTCTGTGATGTGGCAGAGGCCGTCGCTCGGTTGCATCAGTGTCAAACTCCGATCATTCATCGAGATTTGAAAGTGGAAAACATCCTCCAAAACGACATCGGAAATTTTGTGTTATGTGATTTTGGGTCGGCGACCGCCCGTGTATTGAACCCCAACACCCACGGGAGAACGCTGGTGGAAGAGGAAATTCAAAAATACACAACGCTCTCATACAGGGCGCCCGAAATGATCGATCTCTTCTCGGGACAAGATATTACCGTAAAAGCGGACATTTGGGCTCTCGGATGCCTGCTCTACAAACTATGCTTTTTTACGCTACCCTTCGGGGAAAGCGCACTTGCTATCCAAAGTGGTCACTTCAGTATTCCCGACAACTCCAAATATTCCAAGGAAATCCACCAACTCATCCGATACATGTTAGAACCGGACATAGAAAAGCGCCCCAACATCTATCAAGTGTGCGAAGTAGCATttaaaattgctggaaaaaccaATCCGGTACGGAACCTAACCAAATCGACCGTTCCTGGATTGGAATTCTTGATCGTTCCTCCGTACGAAAGCGAAACAAAACGCATTCCATCAGCCATGGGTGCCAACGCAAAACCATCAAAACAACCAGTCGCATCAGTTTTGGAAGGTGGAACATCTGTTGCACCTCGTCAAAGACCGAAGGCTTCCCAAAATTCGGCCAATAATAGCTTCTCCTTAGGGCTCCCTTTAAACCCTTCTCCGAAAAATATTCTTTCGTCACCCACTCCCGGTGCAGCTCCGTCAATTCCTCACGACCAACAAACAGGTCCTGCTATGGCACCTCCTCAAGCTGAGCCATTCGTGGCCAAATTTAGCGCCAATTTTCCCCCGCCACCGGCGCAGGAAATTCAAACTAGTAATCTTTTTCAAACGACTTATCCAGACCCGTTTCGAGAAGTTGATTCTCTCCCAGAAGGTGCCGCTTCCCATCCTGAACCTAACGTTCCAACCTGCGACTCTTCAGCATCTTCATCCGTTCTGCAGTCACCTAGTCACGCTCCGGCTTCATCCCAATCGGGAACCCCACAAGGCGGCACTGGAAGTGGAACCAGCGTGGCTGGCTCCCTGCTTCCTTCCAAACAGACCATAGTTGGCCACCGGCGTAATATGAGTGATACTTCAGCATTTAACAAAGCCTACACTACAGAAACCTCCCAGTTCTTGGCACCGTACGACGTATCGTCCAACAATTACCAACCGCCGTCAAATGCACTGGGAAACAACGGTTCCGAGCAAAACCTTCATTCCATTCCGGCCACCTTTGAATCGCGCTCCTCAAATCCTCAGCTGAATCCAACCGGCACCCAGCAGCAACCGTGGAACCCATTCGGCGATCCAACCCCCTTTAGTCAGATGACAGAAGACCACATCTTCGGCGAAGAATTCGACAAAATACGACAGCAAGGCTCCCAAGGCAGCCTGAAAACTCCACCGGAATCGACCTCTCGGCATCCCTCACTCCCTCAGGTGCAACCCATCATGACCCAGCCGATTGCCACTCATCCTCTCCAGGCCCAATTTTCCCCGGAGAACATCCCCCCTGATACTCCGGAGGACGATCCATTCAGTTCGGCTCCTTTCTCTCTACCCGTCCGAGACAAGAATCGATCCCTCAAACTGGGCTCCAAAAGGATAATCGTCATCGACGGCGGTTTCTCCACCCAACTGGCCACCCACGTTGGTCAGGCCGTCGATAAAGATCCTCTCTGGAGCTCCCGCTACAACGCCACCAACCGTGGCGCCGTACTGGCCACCCACCTGGACTTCCTGCGGGCCGGAGCGGACTGTATTCTCACCAACACCTATCAGGCCTCCATTGAAGGTTTCATGGATTTCCTCGACCTTAGCGAGGAGGATAGTCTGAGGCTGATTAAATCCACGGTAGAACTGGCCAAATTGGCCCGGACCCAATACCTCGAAGAAAAACGTGACAACAAATCCCACAAAATCCCATGGGTAGTAGGATCGATCGGCCCCTACGGAGCGCATTTGCACGATGGTTCCGAGTATACCGGAAGCTATGCCGACACGGTCCCTTTCGCCCGGATTCAAAATTGGCATCGGCAGCGAATCAACGCTGTCATTGAGGCTGGGGTCGACGCATTGGCCATCGAAACCATTCCCTGTCGGGTGGAAGCGGATGCCTTGCTGGAGCTGATGACCGCCGAGCACCCGACAGTTCGATTTTGGATTTCATTCCAGTGCAAAGATGGGGCCACTCTGGCACACGGTGAAAGTTTCGCTGAAACGGCCATCGGATTGTGGAGCAAGGCACGGGCCCTGAAGAATCCTAATCTGCTGGCGGTGGGAGTGAACTGTGTCCACCCTCAGTACGCCATTCAACTGCTGAAGACAGTTAACGAGCGAAGGCCCGACGAGGACAAGATTCCGCTGATAGTGTATCCCAACTCGGGCGAAATCTGGAATGCCGGTTCGTGGACCGGGCAGGAAGAGTGCATTCCGCTGGAGACGTTCGTGCCGCAGTGGATCGAGCTGGGAGCCAAGTTCGTCGGGGGATGCTGCCGAACCAATGCGCGCGACATTAAACGCATCAAGAAAACGGTGCTGAATCTGTACGGGGGTCGGAGTGCATAG